A genomic stretch from Aedes albopictus strain Foshan chromosome 2, AalbF5, whole genome shotgun sequence includes:
- the LOC109421303 gene encoding 5'-AMP-activated protein kinase subunit beta-1, with the protein MGNAGSNLPRERHKSGSHDPIPGSPLKDGQAFVFDKKPDPNHRLVYQRSDEDAEPYYSKSVPEPEFVRDYRKRANTISDDASMGVGGSGGQGIEPEEDDKEEQKTALPTVFKWEGGGKQVYISGTFSEWKALPMVKSHGDFVTIIDLPEGDHQYKFCVDGEWKHDPRLKNVENEVGTKNNLVSVRQSDFEVFQALAKDSEDTGKDEAKEYGQDIPPTRPWGKESGPPVLPPHLLQVILNKDTPLSCEPTLLPEPNHVMLNHLYALSIKDGVMVLSATHRYRKKYVTTLLYKPI; encoded by the exons ATGGGAAATGCAGGCAGCAACTTGCCACGGGAGCGGCACAAATCGGGTTCGCACGATCCGATTCCGGGGTCTCCGCTCAAGGACGGACAAGCGTTCGTCTTCGACAAAAAACCGGACCCAAATCATCGGCTGGTATATCAACGGAGCGACGAGGACGCCGAGCCGTACTACTCCAAGTCGGTTCCAGAACCGGAGTTTGTTCGGGATTATAGAAAACGCGCAAATACCATTTCGGACGATGCATCGATGGGCGTAGGCGGGAGTGGCGGACAGGGTATAGAGCCAGAGGAGGACGACAAGGAAGAACAGAAAACGGCACTTCCGACGGTGTTCAAGTGGGAGGGAGGTGGCAAACAGGTCTACATCAGTGGAACGTTCAGCGAGTGGAAAGCACTGCCGATGGTCAAGAGCCATGGGGATTTTGTCACGATCATCGATCTGCCGGAGGGAGACCATCAATACAAGTTCTGCGTCGACGGGGAATGGAAGCACGATCCGAGGCTG AAAAATGTCGAAAACGAAGTTGGAACCAAGAACAACCTGGTGTCGGTTCGCCAGTCGGATTTCGAGGTTTTCCAAGCACTTGCCAAAGACAGCGAGGACACCGGTAAGGACGAAGCAAAGGAGTACGGGCAGGATATCCCGCCCACCAGACCGTGGGGCAAGGAGTCGGGACCGCCGGTTTTGCCTCCGCATCTGCTGCAGGTTATCCTGAACAAGGACACGCCCCTTTCG TGTGAACCAACATTGCTACCGGAGCCAAATCACGTGATGTTAAACCATCTGTACGCCCTGTCCATCAAAGACGGAGTGATGGTTCTCAGCGCAACCCATCGTTACCGGAAGAAGTACGTGACCACGTTGCTCTACAAGCCAATTTAA